In Candidatus Ozemobacteraceae bacterium, one genomic interval encodes:
- a CDS encoding glycosyltransferase — translation MLFAGAVPWNGLRQRHQALASGLAGDGWDVTYLDPLLSGGWGARLRELGCRLRTLSIRVPFRAAGFPGLQAVAMKLAMIHLAANGVRPSETRLWVGEPSLSPLSRFPWNSIVYDRCDRHGAFPGQRRLPWLVHEQRLYRRADLVFASSPLLADEAAEAGAASVHLVPNAVDARWLFPQPPKRPAGPPFRLVSAGAHYEWTDHAWLAALAEHPGVELHIAGPGRGRGWKDLLARPGVTWHGVLDHAALRELLDRCHIGLIPFRDDPLTAGVDPVKAYEYAARGLAVWAPRIESLRRHPLVTRTLTPVEAADRLGADASLAPLTLRPATWDDRLAVICRLLKERKGR, via the coding sequence ATGCTCTTCGCGGGCGCCGTTCCCTGGAACGGCCTCCGACAGCGGCACCAGGCGCTCGCCTCGGGGCTTGCCGGCGACGGCTGGGACGTGACGTATCTCGATCCGCTGCTAAGCGGCGGCTGGGGAGCCAGGCTGCGGGAACTGGGCTGCAGGCTGAGAACGCTTTCGATCCGCGTTCCCTTTCGGGCCGCCGGATTTCCCGGTCTCCAGGCTGTTGCGATGAAACTTGCCATGATTCACCTGGCGGCGAACGGCGTCAGACCGTCCGAAACACGTCTCTGGGTGGGCGAACCCTCGCTTTCGCCATTATCCCGATTTCCTTGGAATTCGATCGTTTACGACCGGTGTGACAGGCACGGTGCGTTTCCGGGCCAGCGACGGCTCCCATGGCTCGTTCACGAGCAGCGGCTGTACCGGCGCGCCGATCTCGTGTTCGCCTCCTCGCCCCTGCTGGCCGACGAAGCCGCCGAAGCCGGGGCGGCTTCGGTTCATCTCGTGCCGAACGCCGTCGACGCGCGCTGGCTTTTTCCGCAGCCGCCGAAACGACCGGCCGGCCCGCCGTTCCGGCTGGTTTCGGCCGGTGCGCATTACGAATGGACGGACCACGCGTGGCTTGCAGCCCTCGCCGAACACCCCGGCGTCGAACTGCACATCGCCGGTCCGGGCCGGGGCCGGGGCTGGAAAGACCTGCTGGCCCGCCCCGGCGTCACCTGGCACGGCGTCCTCGACCATGCGGCGCTCCGCGAACTGCTTGACCGGTGCCACATCGGCCTGATACCGTTCCGGGACGATCCGCTGACGGCCGGGGTCGATCCGGTGAAAGCCTACGAGTATGCGGCGAGAGGGCTTGCCGTCTGGGCCCCGCGCATCGAATCCCTGCGCCGGCATCCCCTGGTCACACGGACACTGACGCCGGTCGAAGCGGCGGACCGGCTCGGAGCAGACGCCTCGCTCGCGCCTCTGACGCTGAGGCCTGCGACCTGGGACGACCGGCTCGCCGTGATTTGCAGATTGTTGAAGGAACGGAAGGGACGATGA
- a CDS encoding glycosyltransferase encodes MKILQLVNALTWGGAQILVSDLARAARRAGHATVIAAFRDGPLSAPLRREGFDVRILGEELFDIAAAWRLLALCREFRPDVIHSHLSRATFWARVLRNRLTETRLVTTIHGFESGRFHSVEKRMASLSDHILFPSGFLADWYEKSIHKLPPGRASVIYPGVETSTTPRAVRTSPGRPIRIGTLSRLHRVKGVDILLEACAGLCSRYPLRIVIGGDGKERGNLGTLAARLGIDACVEWTGPVSSPKEFLDTLDIFVAPSREEAFGITICEAMDRNLPVVASRVGGIPEIVRDGVDGLLVPPEDRNALARAIERLLQDEPSRLAMGISGNRRVNAEFRRKSCLDTHMILYHNILHHWPGDRAAVHLAVSSCELGGGERLALSLAQALRRRGFRITATCAGDPLAAKLRESGIATSVAPMTAGGLFFGVRLARDLLIHRPDLVSAHLNRAALASGLLRLIGGPSVISHVHGLNREIYYRFSDHLVAVSESVGEHLRSQGIPPERISVIPNRIPGKPMHRTAPPAPPWVVGIPAKLHANKGHRWAFNAIASNIHNLPDLRIEIFGDGPERAALQSFVTSGPLKGITTFHGFEPDMDAWYPKLHLVMLPSLGEGIPLSLIEPMRWGLPCIATNVGGIPEVVEDGANGVLVKPGDEAGLIDGLNRLLSGPAYESFRAAARAKFQAINDFEGMIDRFEHVCADVSGLPGFDTAVPRSS; translated from the coding sequence GTGAAAATTCTGCAACTGGTGAACGCTCTCACCTGGGGCGGCGCGCAGATCCTGGTCTCGGACCTGGCGCGTGCAGCCAGGCGGGCCGGCCACGCCACGGTCATCGCCGCCTTCCGCGACGGGCCTCTCAGTGCCCCGCTGCGCCGGGAAGGCTTCGACGTCAGGATCCTGGGCGAGGAACTGTTCGACATCGCCGCGGCCTGGCGGCTTCTCGCGCTCTGCCGGGAGTTCCGCCCCGACGTGATCCACTCCCATTTGTCGCGGGCGACCTTCTGGGCCCGGGTTCTTCGGAACCGACTGACGGAAACCAGGCTGGTGACGACGATCCACGGCTTCGAATCGGGCAGGTTCCACTCCGTCGAAAAGCGCATGGCGAGCCTGTCCGACCACATTCTCTTCCCGAGCGGGTTTCTTGCCGACTGGTATGAGAAAAGCATCCACAAACTGCCGCCCGGCCGCGCATCCGTCATCTACCCAGGGGTGGAAACCTCGACGACGCCCCGAGCGGTGCGAACGTCGCCGGGGCGCCCCATCAGGATCGGAACGCTTTCCCGCCTTCATCGAGTCAAGGGTGTCGACATCCTGCTCGAGGCGTGCGCCGGACTGTGCTCCAGGTATCCCCTGCGGATCGTGATCGGCGGCGACGGGAAGGAGCGGGGCAATCTCGGGACACTCGCCGCGCGTCTCGGCATCGACGCCTGCGTGGAATGGACCGGCCCGGTTTCCTCCCCGAAGGAGTTTCTCGACACCCTCGACATCTTCGTCGCACCCTCGCGCGAGGAGGCCTTCGGCATCACGATTTGCGAAGCCATGGATCGCAACCTTCCGGTCGTCGCCAGCAGGGTCGGCGGAATCCCCGAAATCGTCCGTGACGGCGTCGACGGTCTTCTGGTGCCGCCGGAGGACAGGAATGCCCTCGCACGGGCCATCGAGCGGCTTCTGCAGGACGAGCCGAGCCGGCTCGCGATGGGCATCTCCGGCAACCGCCGCGTCAATGCGGAGTTCCGCCGAAAATCATGCCTCGACACGCACATGATATTATATCATAACATATTGCATCACTGGCCCGGCGATCGGGCCGCCGTCCATCTTGCCGTTTCGTCATGCGAACTCGGCGGCGGCGAGCGGTTGGCTCTTTCGCTCGCGCAGGCGCTCCGGCGTCGCGGATTCCGCATCACGGCCACCTGCGCCGGCGATCCGCTCGCGGCCAAGCTCAGAGAGTCGGGCATCGCGACGTCCGTCGCTCCGATGACGGCCGGCGGCTTGTTCTTCGGCGTCCGCCTGGCCCGGGACCTCCTGATTCACCGTCCCGATCTCGTCAGCGCCCACCTGAACCGGGCGGCCCTGGCCTCGGGCCTGCTGCGTCTCATCGGCGGGCCGAGCGTGATCTCCCACGTTCACGGCCTGAACCGGGAGATCTACTACCGGTTTTCCGACCATCTCGTCGCCGTTTCGGAATCCGTCGGCGAGCATCTCCGAAGCCAGGGCATTCCGCCTGAGCGAATTTCCGTCATCCCGAACCGCATTCCCGGAAAGCCGATGCATCGAACCGCTCCCCCGGCCCCGCCCTGGGTCGTCGGCATTCCCGCGAAACTCCACGCGAACAAGGGACACCGCTGGGCGTTCAATGCTATAGCAAGTAATATTCATAATCTGCCGGATCTGCGAATCGAGATTTTCGGCGACGGCCCGGAGCGCGCGGCCCTCCAATCCTTCGTCACATCAGGCCCGCTGAAGGGGATCACGACGTTTCACGGATTTGAGCCCGACATGGACGCCTGGTATCCGAAACTCCACCTGGTCATGCTTCCGTCCCTCGGCGAAGGCATCCCGCTGAGCCTGATCGAGCCGATGCGGTGGGGCCTCCCCTGCATCGCGACGAATGTCGGCGGCATTCCCGAAGTGGTCGAGGACGGCGCGAACGGCGTACTCGTGAAACCCGGCGACGAAGCGGGGCTGATCGACGGCCTGAACAGGCTTCTTTCCGGACCGGCATACGAGTCATTCCGCGCCGCCGCACGCGCGAAGTTTCAGGCGATCAATGATTTCGAGGGAATGATCGACCGGTTCGAGCACGTCTGCGCCGATGTTTCCGGCCTGCCCGGCTTCGACACGGCCGTCCCTCGCTCGTCATGA
- the lpxK gene encoding tetraacyldisaccharide 4'-kinase, whose amino-acid sequence MKRFLSAISHLYGRLARTEHRFFKAVPFLVERPAACVISVGNLSVGGTGKTPFLFELLSDPSLPSNRVVLTRGYRSPWERGFYLVTGAGPHPEDLTDETRLLAALFPDVPVLVGKNRAHSARQAERWFEPDVMLLDDGFQYRRLSRDIDIVLWDALMPAEHAQPLPLGRLREPPERLRDAHLIVLTRCELADDPTKRRWFDWFTATAPRVPILEMETKPAGWIDPQGRRLPVGEGPDPVLAFAAIAQPETFAAQLKRAGNTVLETRAFRDHDAFSADRLASVAEAARRLGATPVCTAKDRIKISAPQAAEHGIWTLEIRMRPVTGEPLGEALKRLGIDLSRCRRTS is encoded by the coding sequence ATGAAAAGGTTTCTGAGCGCTATTTCGCACCTCTACGGCCGGCTTGCCCGGACCGAGCACCGGTTTTTCAAAGCCGTCCCCTTCCTCGTCGAACGGCCGGCCGCCTGCGTCATCAGCGTCGGCAACCTGTCGGTCGGCGGCACCGGCAAAACGCCGTTCCTGTTCGAACTCCTGTCGGACCCGTCTCTGCCGTCGAACCGGGTCGTCCTCACCCGCGGGTATCGAAGCCCCTGGGAGCGCGGCTTCTACCTCGTGACCGGCGCCGGGCCGCATCCGGAAGATCTGACGGATGAGACGCGCCTCCTCGCCGCCCTGTTTCCCGACGTGCCCGTCCTGGTCGGGAAGAACCGCGCCCATTCCGCGAGACAGGCGGAGCGGTGGTTCGAACCCGACGTCATGCTGCTCGACGACGGTTTTCAATACCGGCGGTTGAGCCGCGACATCGATATCGTTCTGTGGGACGCCCTGATGCCCGCGGAACACGCGCAACCGCTTCCGCTGGGCAGGCTGCGCGAGCCCCCCGAGCGCCTGCGCGACGCCCACCTGATCGTTCTCACCCGGTGCGAACTCGCGGATGATCCGACGAAGCGGCGGTGGTTCGACTGGTTCACCGCCACGGCTCCCCGCGTTCCCATCCTCGAGATGGAGACGAAGCCGGCTGGCTGGATCGACCCCCAGGGCCGGCGTCTCCCGGTCGGCGAGGGGCCGGATCCCGTTCTCGCGTTCGCCGCCATCGCGCAACCGGAAACGTTCGCCGCCCAGTTGAAGCGCGCAGGAAACACCGTTCTCGAGACCCGCGCCTTTCGCGATCACGACGCGTTTTCCGCGGATCGTCTGGCGAGCGTGGCGGAAGCAGCCCGGCGGCTCGGCGCAACGCCGGTCTGCACGGCCAAGGACCGGATCAAGATTTCCGCCCCGCAGGCGGCGGAGCACGGCATCTGGACGCTCGAGATCCGCATGCGTCCCGTCACGGGCGAGCCTCTGGGGGAAGCGCTGAAACGCCTCGGCATCGACCTCTCGCGCTGCAGGCGCACGAGCTGA
- a CDS encoding polysaccharide pyruvyl transferase family protein, translating to MTARHLLLIGFFGEGNLGDDAILRGIASAMPPGTPIVATAGNTPLPACVAAIRRRGIASWPSFIGALRGSRLVVASGGLLQDWSFEGVSFYALRLCAARLAGVPAALLGAGIGPLRGRAARKLATAALTGIDVCMLRDAESVGLFNRLTGRRADLGTDWSWALNPESPDCTEASGIPDNSIVINIRPWLTPDWQNAALRWWPRAGNANRLGISARGEDRRLLEHLFAGLPVHEPANFPTLLSTAARFREGWAMRYHVLLALLRSGIPVRALPYDHKASQLAANAGLPVPSPADPEPPEPRTADPGFISAETGKIAVMRDLLRRTWEDVS from the coding sequence ATGACCGCCAGGCACCTGCTGCTGATCGGCTTTTTCGGCGAAGGCAACCTCGGAGACGACGCGATTCTCCGGGGAATCGCCTCCGCCATGCCGCCCGGCACCCCGATCGTCGCCACGGCCGGCAACACGCCCTTGCCGGCCTGCGTCGCCGCCATCCGGCGGCGCGGCATCGCATCGTGGCCGTCGTTCATCGGCGCCCTGCGAGGCTCCCGACTTGTCGTCGCCAGCGGAGGCCTGCTCCAGGACTGGTCTTTCGAGGGCGTTTCCTTCTACGCCCTCCGGCTGTGCGCCGCGCGCCTGGCCGGCGTACCCGCGGCCCTGCTCGGCGCCGGCATCGGCCCCCTCCGCGGCAGGGCGGCGCGCAAGCTGGCAACAGCCGCACTTACGGGGATTGATGTCTGCATGCTTCGTGACGCCGAGTCGGTCGGTCTGTTCAACCGGCTGACCGGCCGCCGGGCCGACCTTGGCACAGACTGGTCGTGGGCATTGAATCCTGAAAGTCCGGATTGCACCGAGGCCAGCGGAATTCCTGACAATTCAATAGTTATAAATATACGCCCCTGGCTCACTCCCGACTGGCAGAATGCCGCCCTCCGTTGGTGGCCTCGCGCCGGCAACGCAAACCGGCTTGGAATTTCGGCCCGCGGGGAAGACCGGCGTCTGCTGGAGCATCTGTTCGCCGGCCTTCCCGTGCATGAACCCGCGAATTTTCCGACGCTGCTTTCGACGGCCGCCAGGTTCAGGGAAGGCTGGGCCATGCGATACCACGTCCTGCTCGCGCTGCTTCGGTCCGGCATTCCCGTCCGCGCTCTGCCGTACGATCACAAGGCGAGTCAACTCGCCGCGAACGCGGGCCTTCCGGTTCCCTCGCCGGCCGATCCCGAACCGCCGGAGCCGCGCACCGCCGATCCCGGCTTCATTTCCGCCGAAACCGGGAAAATCGCCGTCATGAGAGACCTCCTGCGACGGACCTGGGAAGACGTCTCATGA
- a CDS encoding phosphatase PAP2 family protein, with amino-acid sequence METILAADRALFHLLNGVWTCGFLDVAMPLVTDAKLWAPFLILPWLWLIFGAQGKRRALALLFALGIGGSDYVTSGIIKKSVGRKRPCCAEPGARLLVPCKSSRSFPSSHAANTAAAAAVIWLEAGAPAGATFAFVSFVVGYSRIYIGVHYPADVAAGWLAGILVASIVVLARRRFFGRPAPPAECLSVEAPAAGHESLEGPPGPEASRVLQNEHPRSP; translated from the coding sequence ATGGAGACGATTCTCGCGGCCGACCGGGCCCTGTTCCACCTGCTCAACGGCGTCTGGACATGCGGCTTTCTCGACGTCGCCATGCCGCTCGTCACCGACGCGAAACTCTGGGCGCCGTTCCTGATCCTTCCCTGGCTCTGGCTGATCTTCGGCGCGCAGGGGAAACGCCGCGCTCTCGCGCTTCTGTTCGCCCTCGGGATCGGAGGAAGCGATTACGTCACCTCTGGGATCATCAAGAAATCCGTCGGCCGCAAACGCCCCTGCTGCGCGGAACCGGGCGCCCGTCTGCTGGTTCCCTGCAAGAGCAGCAGGTCCTTCCCCTCGTCGCACGCGGCGAACACCGCCGCCGCGGCCGCCGTCATCTGGCTCGAAGCCGGGGCGCCCGCCGGCGCGACATTCGCGTTCGTTTCGTTCGTTGTTGGATATTCAAGAATATATATTGGTGTGCATTATCCTGCCGACGTCGCCGCCGGCTGGCTGGCCGGCATTCTCGTCGCAAGCATCGTCGTTCTGGCCCGACGCCGCTTCTTCGGCCGGCCGGCTCCGCCGGCGGAATGCCTTTCGGTGGAGGCGCCGGCGGCCGGTCATGAGTCCTTGGAGGGTCCTCCGGGCCCTGAAGCGTCTCGAGTCCTGCAGAATGAACACCCCCGTTCGCCCTGA